The sequence below is a genomic window from Brevibacillus laterosporus.
TGTAGAGGACCCAATGATCATTGACCTAAAAAAGGGGGAAAAATTCCCAGCTACACGAAATAAAAATCGAGTGTGGACTCAAAAGTAAGCTTTTCTTACTGTACAATATAAAAAAGTCACAGCCCTTGCTTGGGCTGTGACTTTTTTATGTAACCTTTTTATCAGCTTTTTACTTCATTATTCTTCTTATCTAATACTTATACTTCTTCATCTTCCTCGTCGTTGTCTTCTTCATCACCGCTTAGATAGATCATGGTCACTCCAAGCTCCTCCAACAAACGAATTACTTCTTTATTTAGTGTTTCATCTGCCAATAGTCCAAGGCTTTCCACCAATTCCAATTCCTCTAGATCACCTGACTTTGCATCATAAATAAGTTCAAGGATTTCCGTCATCCGTTTCTCTTTTAGCGTATCTATTATCTCTTGTTGGGTCATTTTTATCCACCTTTATCTAATGAATTGTATTCCCGCTCTACATCGGGGTCGTCCATCCATTATAATAGAGAAAAACATGGATTAACAGGAGCGAATCATATGTATCCTTCTGCTTATGTAGAATTTTTACTTCATTTTCATACGGATCGAGATTACTTTGAATGTCACGAGATTTTAGAGGAATACTGGAAGTCACTCCCTCCAGAAATACGTACGTCTACATGGGTATGTCTTATTCAAGTAGCTGTCGCTCTTTATCATCACCGTCGTGGTAACTTTAGCGGGGCAACAAAATTACTTCACAATGCCTCCAAGTTGGCGATTTCGAACAAAGAGGAGCTTCATCACTTAGGCATTGACGTGGATTCCTTCAAACATCTACTTAAGGAACGTTTGCAGGTCGTTATGGAGCAAAAAGCGTATCACAGCATGAATCTTCCCTTAACCAGTGAAAGCCTTCTACAGCAGTGTAGGGAGCTTGCTAGTAGCCGCGGATTAGTTTTTGGTAGCATCAGCAACCTTGCCGATGACTATCTCTTACACAAGCACACCCTACGTGATCGTAGCGAGGTTATTTTGGAACGCAACCATAGACTTATGCAAAAGAAAGGACAGGACGAAAAACCATTGTAAAGAACTTGTACCTATTGTAAGACAGTTTCCTTAGCTAGGAGTGGTTTTGCTCACTTCTGGCTAGGGGAATCCTGTTTTACAATACATAGCGAAGCATCATATACATTAAAGCCCAATCCGCAAATAAATGACTGATCCACGTCGGGTAGATACTTTGATACGTTCTCCTCAACCATCCCCAAAACATCCCGGTCACAAAAACCAAGAAAGTAGCAAGCAATCCTATCTGAGCACCAAATAAAGTAGCACCAATGATAAAATGATACAACGCATAAAAAAAACTACTAAGTAAAATAGCCTTAGATAGGGACATATTATAAAGCAAACGTTCTAGCAGAAAGCCTCTCCATAACAACTCTTCCAAAAGCGAGTTGCCGACTGTCATATATAGGGCAAACCACCATTTGGACCCATCAGTTAATCCCCAGGAAAACAGCTTGAGGCGCATCCACTCTGTAGACATCCCTGACAACAGTAATAGATGGAAGCCAAAGCAAATGAGCATAAACAACAGAATTCCCGAAATGATTCCCCACCAGATTCCTTTTAGCTTTCTTTCCTGATGCCTATGCAACCCCCATGCTTCTCTCCACTTTACCGCCAAGTTCCCTTCCCAACAGGCATGAAAAATTGGAATGATAAGACAGGTCACGAAATGAAATCCAACAAAAGTAATAAGTAAGCTATGTCTCTCTACCAGTCCATAGAATATAGTGAGGGTCGCAAAGCAGCTATAGCATATAAGTATTAATAAAGGATGCCTTTTCCTTTTTTCTACTTTGCTTGTACACATGTAAAAACCCCCTCCACCTAGATTTCTACTCTAGTGTGCGATGTTTATTCCCTTTCTATTTGTTATGAATGAAAAATTACGAGTTCGCATAGATAAGAAAAAAGCCAAAAATAAGATATGCCTATTTATGTAAAAATTGGTATAATAATAACACTGAAACATTTTACCTACACATTCAGGATGAGGGGTGGTCATTATTTTATCACGGAATAAATCTTACTTATGCTTGGTTGTAGGTGAGGTTATCGCTGGTACAGGCATGTGGATCGGAATTATCGGAAACCTTAAATTTTTGCAACATTTGTTTGATTCCGATTTTTTAAAAGGTTTATTGTTAATGGTGGGTCTCTTTGTCAGTCTGTTCTTTTCCCCTAAAGCTGGCGAATGGATCGATCGTTTTTCGAAAAAGCATGTGTTGTTTTATGCCACCTTGATTCGCTGTTTAGCACCCATTTGTATGTTATTTGCGATTCATTACGATTCTGTAGGTTGGATGATTGCCTCGTCCATTTTTATTCAATTAGCTGCCACATTCTATCAACCAGCTGCCCAAGCATCTATTCCATTAATTGTGCCAGCTGAGGAATTACTCCGTGCCAACGGGTTTTATGTAAATGCTTCCACGCTCGCAAGAATTGGGGGAACGGCGATCGGTGGGATATTGATTGGCTTTATGCAATTATGGACGCTGTATAGCATTACACTCGCCTGCTATTTTGTCCTTATTCTTTTCATTCTTCCTGTTCATATCCCTGTTATCAACTCATTAAAAACAGCTGGTAAAGTCATTAAAATGCCTTTTCGAGAGGTTTTCTCCTTGCTTAAATCAGATCGGACGCTAAGTCTTGGTCTTACGAATGCATTGGTTGTCTCTTATTTCGTAGGTGGCTCCAATCTATTAGTTATCAATTTCAGTGAGATGCTAAAAGTGCCCGGCTTGATGGGCTGGATTTATACAACAGAGGGACTCACAGCACTTATTGCTGGTGTTCTGGTCAAACGTTTTTTTGGAAAAACGAATTTGGTCATGTCCTCCACCCTGTTCCTATTTTTGTTGGCATTGTCCCAAATTGGGATGGCTATGTCGTACGACTTGGTTCCATTACTTTTATCTTATACGCTATTCGGGTTCTGTTTTGGGACGGTTGTACCTCTTAATGCCACCCTCTTTCAAAAACAATTGCCTGCTGAATCACGTGGACGCTTCTTTTCCTTTAAAACCATGCTAGATCGTGCTTGGTTCTTACTATCACTAGCTGGCACTGGTCTTTGTCTTGATCTGATGGGCATTCACTCTTATTTATTCGCGATGGGCTTCGCTTCTCTTGTTGTCGGTGGTCTTTCCTACTACTATGGCAAGCGACATGCCCTAGATGTCCGGCAAGTTTCAGAAGCACCTCCTGCTAAAATGGCATAACTGCTTATTCCCATCGAATGGGTAAAAGCAGGGCACTCATGTTTTGTATTTTGTCACAATTCCAAAACTTAGAGAGGAGGGGTGTATTTACACCACCTCTTCTTTTTTTGTAGTATAGATTTTAGATAAGAAGCAAATATTTAGGGTGAATCGAGAAGGGAGCCGTACAAAATGATGAATACATTTCTTGGCATCTCTCCTACAGTAGGTAGTATACTTATCGGTCTGTTCATGGCAACCACAGTCATTATTGTTCGGTTGCGTTCAGCCAAAAAACCTGTATCCACACGTAAGATTATTATCCCACCCGTTGCTATGGCAACAGGGTTTGCGATGTTTCATTATCCGGGCGTGCCCACACCCATCAGCTATGATTTTATCGCTTTCTTTATTGGGTGTTTGTTTTCCATACCGCTCATTTTGTCCTCCCGCTTTGAACAAGTAGGGAATCATGTCTTTTTACGTCGTTCCAATGCTTTTATCGCTGTTTTATTTGTTCTCTTGGCAATTCGACTCGCCATTAAAATCTGGGTTGGAGATACGTTCACTCCCATGCAGACGGCAGGTTTATTCTTTGTCCTTGCTTATGGTATGATTTTACCGTGGCGGGTTGCTATGTTGTTTATGTATAAAAGATTGGTTAAATGAGCAAAAGCGAGCTATCCAAGCATATCTATTCTGCTTGGTAGCCCGCTTTTTTTGTGTAACTGTCGCTCTTTTTACTGTCTACGTAAAGGGGATACCTTGCTCCGTATAAAAGCTATGAGGCTTTTCTTTCCACCGGGACAATACTTTTTCTTGCTCAGCACTGATTGTTCCATTATCTTTCGCTTGCTCCAATAGCGCTGTATAGTTCGACAACGTGTGCAACGGATAGTTCGCCTCGGCAAAAGCATGCTCCGCGTCTGCAAATTGGTAGCTAAAGATCGCTACTACCCCTAGTACCTCTGCCCCTTCCAGCTCAACAGCCTTCGCCGCTTTAATAGAGCTTCCACCTGTGGAAATTAAGTCTTCAATAACGACCACTTTTTGTCCAGCAGCGATACGTCCCTCGATCTGATTTTGACGACCGTGACCTTTTGCCTTATCGCGCACATAGATCATTGGCAAACCCATACGATCAGCAATCCATGCCGCATGAGGGATTCCTGCCGTCGCTGTTCCAGCAATAACTTCTACTTCAGGGAAACGCTCATGGATCACCTGAACAAAAGCATCTGCTAAATAGCTACGTACCTCTGGGTATGTCATCGTGATACGATTATCACAATAGATGGGAGACTTAATGCCAGATGTCCAAGTAAACGGTTCTTCTGGACGGAGATGTACAGCTCCAATCGTTAACAGATGTTGTGCTACTCGTTTTGCAATGGTTGTACTCATCTATTTTCCCTCCCGAATACTTACAATCATGTCAGCCCATGCTTTTGCCGGTTCTTCTGCCTGTGTAATGGACCTACCGATAACGATATAATCTGTACCTAGTTCAAATGCTTTGGCTGGTGTGGTGACTCGTGTTTGATCTCCAAACGCAGATCCTACGGTGCGAATACCAGGTGTTACCGTTAGAAAATCGTTCCTAGTGGCCTGTTTAATGATTGGTACTTCCAATGGAGAAGCAACAACACCGTCCAACCCAGCTTGATTAGCCAAGCATGCATAGTGAACTACCGCATCTTCCAATCTACCAGGAATAGAGATTTGTTCATTCATCATCTGCTGGCTGCTGCTTGTCAGCATGGTTACTCCAATCAGCAACGGAGATTTACTGCCAGCAGAGGTTCCTTGCTCCAATCCTTCTCGTGCCGCTTCCATCATAGCTACTCCGCCTGCTACGTGTAGATTCACCATATCAGCGCCATGCTTAGCCAAACTTTTCATCGAACCTTTGGCTGTATTCGGAATATCATGGATTTTCAAATCGACAAAAACCTGCAACCCCCGTTCCTTAAAAAAAGAAACAATTGCTGACCCTTCTGCATAGAAAAGCTCCATGCCTACTTTCACATAGCGGACCTGATTCTCTAAGCTAGCAAGGCAGTTCATTACCTCTTCTTTTGTTTGAAAATCAAGCGCTAAAATAATCCGCTCGTCCACCTGATGCAGCGAATGGTCTTGAAATAAAGCTGTTTCCATGCATGAAACTCCTCTCCGCTGTAGCCCACTTATTTGTTCAGATATAGGAAGGGAGTGCTCTTGATGAGCACTTCCCGTTCTGTGTCAACTCTATCTCTTGTTACTTTGTGATCAGCACCTTACCCATCTGTTGCTTTGGCATCGCCTCTGTAGAGAATGTGATCGTCTCTAATACATGCAAAATTGCACTCGCTGTATCCAGAGATGTCAGACATACTGCCCCATTCTCCACTGCCTCACGACGAATGCGGAAGCCATCGCGTTGTGGTGTTTTACCTTTCGTTAAGGTGTTAAGCACTAGGTTTACTTGACCTGTGCGAATTTCATCTAGCAGGTTCGGTGTACCTTCCGATAACTTTTGTACACGACGTACAGACAAACCTGCTTGCTCTAAGTGGTCTGCTGTACCATCTGTAGCAAGTAGGTTAAAACCAAGCTGTTGGAAGCGTTTTGTGATAGATAACGCTTCCTCCTTATCTTTGTCTGCTACCGTTACTAAAAGAGTTCCTTTGGTTGGAATATTCATGCCAGCCGCTAGCAATCCCTTGTACAGAGCTTTTGCTAGAGTAGTTTCACGTCCCATTACTTCCCCAGTTGACTTCATCTCAGGTCCTAAAGTGATGTCCACACGTCGCAGTTTTGTAAAGGAGAAGACAGGTACTTTTACAGATACCATCTCTTCTTCTAGATGATAGCCTGGCGTGAAGCCCTGGTCTGGAATGCTGTAGCCAAGAATTGCTTTCGTCGCAATGTTTGCCATTGGAATACCCGTTACTTTTGACAAGAACGGCACTGTACGGGAACTGCGTGGGTTGACCTCGATGACATACGGTTTTCCTTTATAGATAACGAATTGGATATTGAGTAAACCCTTGATGCAGAGAGCGCGTGCAAGCTTTGTAGTCATGTCGATGATCTCTGCCTTTACTTCCTCTGACAAGGATTGCGGCGGATATACTGCGATAGAGTCACCAGAATGAACCCCTGCGCGTTCGATGTGTTCCATGATGCCAGGAATCAAGACATTCTCCCCATCGCAAATCGCATCTACTTCTGCTTCGATTCCCAGCATATATCGATCAATGAGAACGGGATGCTCTGGATTTACTTTTACTGCTTTTTTCATATAAGAGATTAGCTCTTCTTCGTTGTAAACAATTTCCATCGCTCGTCCTCCCAATACATATGAAGGGCGAACCAGTACAGGGAAGCCTAGCATGTCAGCTGCAACCACTGCTTCTTCTACAGAAGTCACTGTTTTTCCCGGCGGTTGAGCTACATCTAGCTTTCGCAACAAGGCTTCAAATTTCTCTCGGTTCTCTGCTGCATCAATATTTTCTAGACTTGTACCCAAGATTTTGACACCACGTTTAGAGAGTTTATCAGCAAGATTGATCGCTGTTTGCCCACCAAACTGAACAATGACACCTTCTGGTTGCTCTTGGTCGATGATATGCATGACATCTTCTAGATACAAGGGTTCAAAGTAGAGTCGATCAGACGTGTTAAAGTCTGTTGATACCGTCTCAGGATTATTATTGACAATGATGGCTTCGTATCCAGCTTCTTTCAAAGCCCAGACTGCATGCACCGTAGAATAATCAAATTCAATCCCTTGCCCGATGCGAATGGGACCAGAGCCTAGCACGATAACACGTTTCTTACCTGTATCAACAAATTCATTCTCTTGCTCATAGGTCGAGTAATAATATGGTGTTTGGGCTTCGAACTCGGCAGCGCAAGTATCCACCATTTTATAAACGGGCTTCATTCCCCATTGTGTGCGTAGGTTATATACCTCTTCTTCTTTTTGTCCTGTACATTCCGCGATTTTTCGATCGGTAAAGCCAAGGCGTTTTGCTTCATACAGGGCTTCTTGAGTCAAGCCAGACTCAGCTAAGGTTGTTTCGTAGGCAACGATGTTCCAGAATTTGTGTAAGAAGAACAGGTCAATCTTGGTTAACTGATGGATACGGGAGATATGGTAGCCACGACGCATCGCTTCCGCTAGTAAGAAGAGGCGTTCATCATCAGCGATTACCAGACGTTGTTCCAGTTCTTCATCAGATAGTTCTTTTGCTTCTGGTATTTCCAGGTGATGACTACCGATCTCCAGTGAGCGAATCGCTTTCATCATAGATTCTTCAAAGCTACGTCCAATCGCCATCACCTCACCCGTTGCCTTCATTTGCGTACCAAGACGACGATTAGCGGATTGAAATTTATCGAAAGGCCAGCGTGGAATTTTGCTAACCACATAATCAAGAGTTGGTTCAAAGCAAGCGTAGGTTTGTCCGGTTACTGGATTTTTTAACTCATCCAGCGTATAGCCAATAGCAATTTTCGCCGCCATCTTAGCGATCGGATAGCCAGTTGCTTTAGACGCCAGTGCAGAAGAGCGACTGACACGAGGATTTACCTCAATGACATAGTATTGGAAGCTGACCGGATCAAGTGCGTACTGAACATTGCATCCACCCTCAATTTTCAAGGCTCGGATAATGTTTAATGCAGAGGAGCGTAGCATTTGATATTCACGATCAGATAGTGTTTGACTTGGAGCTACGACTACTGAATCACCTGTGTGTACGCCAACTGGATCAATATTTTCCATATTGCATACCACGATACAGTTGTCGTTAGCGTCACGCATCACTTCATATTCTATTTCTTTCATACCGGCAATACTTCTTTCCACCAAGCATTGAGTAATCGGGGAATATTTCAAGCCACTTGTGACGATTTCGATCAAAGAAGCCTCATCCTCACAAATACCTCCGCCGGTTCCACCAAGTGTGTAAGCGGGACGAACAATGATCGGGTAGCCAATTTCATTTGCGAAATCGAGTGCTTCTTCCACCGTGCTAACGATCACAGAATCAGGTACTGGTTCATTTAATTCTTGCATGAGAGAGCGGAACAACTCGCGATCTTCCGCTTGTTTAATTGAAGTTAGCTTTGTTCCTAGTAGCGTTACATTTTCTTCTTCAAGTACACCAAGGTCTGCTAGAGCTACTGCCATATTCAGACCTGTCTGTCCGCCCAACGTTGGCAACAATCCATCTGGTTTTTCCTGACGAATCACACGCGCTACAAACTCAGGTGTGATTGGCTCGATGTATACTTTGTCAGCCATATTGGTATCCGTCATGATTGTGGCTGGGTTGGAGTTGATTAGAACTACCTCCATGCCTTCTTCTTTTAAAGCCTCGCAAGCTTGTGTCCCTGCATAATCAAACTCTGCCGCCTGTCCAATTACGATAGGACCGGAGCCAATCACCAGAATTTTTTTCAGATTATCTATTTTTGGCATACCATTTCTCCTCCTTGGATTGTTTCATCATGTCTAAGAATTGGTCGAATAAATAACCTGAATCGTATGGGCCCGGTGCCGCTTCTGGATGGTATTGAACAGAGAAGGCTTGCTTTCCATTATTACGCAGTCCCTCAATCGTACCGTCATTAAGCGCAAGATGAGTTACCTCTAATTCCGTTCCTGTAATGGAAGCTTCGTTTACTGCATAACCATGGTTTTGGGACGTGATGTATGTACGTCCAGTTGGTAATTCCTTTACAGGATGATTACCACCACGATGACCAAACTTCAATTTCTCCGTGTCCGCTCCGCTAGCCAGAGCAAACAGCTGATGTCCTAAGCAGATTCCAAACAGCGGGTATTCACCGAGAATCTCTTTAATCATCTGAATGGCTTGCGGCACATCCTTAGGATCGCCAGGGCCGTTAGACAACAGTATGCCATCTGGTTGCAAACGGCGAATCTCATCTGCTGTAACGTTATGCGGAACAACTACAATGTCGCAACCTCGTTTGGACAATTCGCGCATAATGCCGTGCTTGGAACCAAAATCTACTAGAACCACACGATCGCCGTTACCTGGACTAGAGAAGATACTCTTTGTTGATACCTGAGCAACCTGATCCGTCATTACATCTGTGCCTTTCAAACGTGCAATCAACTCTTCGGCTGGTTGTTCGCTTGTCGTGATCAGTCCACGCAAGGTTCCAAAATGACGAATTTTGCGCGTTAACATACGTGTATCTACACCAGAAATCCCTGGTATTTCATATGATTTTAATAGCTCATCTAAGGTTTGCGTGGAGCGCCAATTACTTGGCATATCGCAATGCTCGCGTACTACAAAACCATGGATAAACGGTCGAACCGCCTCTAGATCATCGCGGTTAATCCCGTAGTTACCAATCAAGGGATACGTCATGACGACGATCTGTCCACAATAAGAAGGATCGGATAATACCTCTTGATAGCCCGTCAATCCTGTGTTAAATACAACCTCACCGATGCTTTCATTGGTGGCTCCCATCGCTTTTCCTATACAAATCGTTCCGTCTTCTAATATCAAACGTGCTTTCATGCCGTTGTCCCCCTTGCCCTAATTGTTGTTGTATACGATTTCTCCATCTACCATCGTGAGTACAGTCCATCCTTTGCAC
It includes:
- a CDS encoding cytochrome c biogenesis protein CcdC, yielding MNTFLGISPTVGSILIGLFMATTVIIVRLRSAKKPVSTRKIIIPPVAMATGFAMFHYPGVPTPISYDFIAFFIGCLFSIPLILSSRFEQVGNHVFLRRSNAFIAVLFVLLAIRLAIKIWVGDTFTPMQTAGLFFVLAYGMILPWRVAMLFMYKRLVK
- a CDS encoding orotidine-5'-phosphate decarboxylase — encoded protein: METALFQDHSLHQVDERIILALDFQTKEEVMNCLASLENQVRYVKVGMELFYAEGSAIVSFFKERGLQVFVDLKIHDIPNTAKGSMKSLAKHGADMVNLHVAGGVAMMEAAREGLEQGTSAGSKSPLLIGVTMLTSSSQQMMNEQISIPGRLEDAVVHYACLANQAGLDGVVASPLEVPIIKQATRNDFLTVTPGIRTVGSAFGDQTRVTTPAKAFELGTDYIVIGRSITQAEEPAKAWADMIVSIREGK
- a CDS encoding carbamoyl-phosphate synthase small subunit, encoding MKARLILEDGTICIGKAMGATNESIGEVVFNTGLTGYQEVLSDPSYCGQIVVMTYPLIGNYGINRDDLEAVRPFIHGFVVREHCDMPSNWRSTQTLDELLKSYEIPGISGVDTRMLTRKIRHFGTLRGLITTSEQPAEELIARLKGTDVMTDQVAQVSTKSIFSSPGNGDRVVLVDFGSKHGIMRELSKRGCDIVVVPHNVTADEIRRLQPDGILLSNGPGDPKDVPQAIQMIKEILGEYPLFGICLGHQLFALASGADTEKLKFGHRGGNHPVKELPTGRTYITSQNHGYAVNEASITGTELEVTHLALNDGTIEGLRNNGKQAFSVQYHPEAAPGPYDSGYLFDQFLDMMKQSKEEKWYAKNR
- a CDS encoding CPBP family intramembrane metalloprotease; translated protein: MCTSKVEKRKRHPLLILICYSCFATLTIFYGLVERHSLLITFVGFHFVTCLIIPIFHACWEGNLAVKWREAWGLHRHQERKLKGIWWGIISGILLFMLICFGFHLLLLSGMSTEWMRLKLFSWGLTDGSKWWFALYMTVGNSLLEELLWRGFLLERLLYNMSLSKAILLSSFFYALYHFIIGATLFGAQIGLLATFLVFVTGMFWGWLRRTYQSIYPTWISHLFADWALMYMMLRYVL
- a CDS encoding DUF309 domain-containing protein gives rise to the protein MYPSAYVEFLLHFHTDRDYFECHEILEEYWKSLPPEIRTSTWVCLIQVAVALYHHRRGNFSGATKLLHNASKLAISNKEELHHLGIDVDSFKHLLKERLQVVMEQKAYHSMNLPLTSESLLQQCRELASSRGLVFGSISNLADDYLLHKHTLRDRSEVILERNHRLMQKKGQDEKPL
- a CDS encoding carbamoyl-phosphate synthase large subunit, which codes for MPKIDNLKKILVIGSGPIVIGQAAEFDYAGTQACEALKEEGMEVVLINSNPATIMTDTNMADKVYIEPITPEFVARVIRQEKPDGLLPTLGGQTGLNMAVALADLGVLEEENVTLLGTKLTSIKQAEDRELFRSLMQELNEPVPDSVIVSTVEEALDFANEIGYPIIVRPAYTLGGTGGGICEDEASLIEIVTSGLKYSPITQCLVERSIAGMKEIEYEVMRDANDNCIVVCNMENIDPVGVHTGDSVVVAPSQTLSDREYQMLRSSALNIIRALKIEGGCNVQYALDPVSFQYYVIEVNPRVSRSSALASKATGYPIAKMAAKIAIGYTLDELKNPVTGQTYACFEPTLDYVVSKIPRWPFDKFQSANRRLGTQMKATGEVMAIGRSFEESMMKAIRSLEIGSHHLEIPEAKELSDEELEQRLVIADDERLFLLAEAMRRGYHISRIHQLTKIDLFFLHKFWNIVAYETTLAESGLTQEALYEAKRLGFTDRKIAECTGQKEEEVYNLRTQWGMKPVYKMVDTCAAEFEAQTPYYYSTYEQENEFVDTGKKRVIVLGSGPIRIGQGIEFDYSTVHAVWALKEAGYEAIIVNNNPETVSTDFNTSDRLYFEPLYLEDVMHIIDQEQPEGVIVQFGGQTAINLADKLSKRGVKILGTSLENIDAAENREKFEALLRKLDVAQPPGKTVTSVEEAVVAADMLGFPVLVRPSYVLGGRAMEIVYNEEELISYMKKAVKVNPEHPVLIDRYMLGIEAEVDAICDGENVLIPGIMEHIERAGVHSGDSIAVYPPQSLSEEVKAEIIDMTTKLARALCIKGLLNIQFVIYKGKPYVIEVNPRSSRTVPFLSKVTGIPMANIATKAILGYSIPDQGFTPGYHLEEEMVSVKVPVFSFTKLRRVDITLGPEMKSTGEVMGRETTLAKALYKGLLAAGMNIPTKGTLLVTVADKDKEEALSITKRFQQLGFNLLATDGTADHLEQAGLSVRRVQKLSEGTPNLLDEIRTGQVNLVLNTLTKGKTPQRDGFRIRREAVENGAVCLTSLDTASAILHVLETITFSTEAMPKQQMGKVLITK
- a CDS encoding YjzC family protein is translated as MGEHSRFREGEKSPKNQVYIEIGETGSGVEDPMIIDLKKGEKFPATRNKNRVWTQK
- a CDS encoding orotate phosphoribosyltransferase codes for the protein MSTTIAKRVAQHLLTIGAVHLRPEEPFTWTSGIKSPIYCDNRITMTYPEVRSYLADAFVQVIHERFPEVEVIAGTATAGIPHAAWIADRMGLPMIYVRDKAKGHGRQNQIEGRIAAGQKVVVIEDLISTGGSSIKAAKAVELEGAEVLGVVAIFSYQFADAEHAFAEANYPLHTLSNYTALLEQAKDNGTISAEQEKVLSRWKEKPHSFYTEQGIPFT
- a CDS encoding MFS transporter — translated: MLSRNKSYLCLVVGEVIAGTGMWIGIIGNLKFLQHLFDSDFLKGLLLMVGLFVSLFFSPKAGEWIDRFSKKHVLFYATLIRCLAPICMLFAIHYDSVGWMIASSIFIQLAATFYQPAAQASIPLIVPAEELLRANGFYVNASTLARIGGTAIGGILIGFMQLWTLYSITLACYFVLILFILPVHIPVINSLKTAGKVIKMPFREVFSLLKSDRTLSLGLTNALVVSYFVGGSNLLVINFSEMLKVPGLMGWIYTTEGLTALIAGVLVKRFFGKTNLVMSSTLFLFLLALSQIGMAMSYDLVPLLLSYTLFGFCFGTVVPLNATLFQKQLPAESRGRFFSFKTMLDRAWFLLSLAGTGLCLDLMGIHSYLFAMGFASLVVGGLSYYYGKRHALDVRQVSEAPPAKMA